The nucleotide window CCGTATAAACCCCGCGTTCATCCGGGCGTCCCCCTGTACGCCGGACCACGGTCTCCCTATGTCCGGCCGTTACCCCCACAGCGGCATCGCCTGTACCGGGGCGTGAGGATTTATCGCCCTTACGGCCATATCTATCCGGGCTTCGGGTTTTATTATACGGATAACGACGCCTTTTTCTGGCTGGCCTTTACCGCCTTTACCCTGATCATTCTGCATGAACTGAGTGAACAGCAGCAACGCACCCACGAAAACGCCATTATCGTGGCCAGCCGTGCGCCGATCGGCGAAACGGTCACCTGGCGCGACGGCAATGCCACCGGCTGGGTCACCGCCACCCGGGAAGGCACAAGCTCACTGGGACGTTACTGCCGGGAGTTCCAGCAGACAATCCAGATTGGCGGCAAGACGGAAACCGCTTACGGCACCGCCTGTCGCCAGCCGGACGGCCAGTGGGAGATTATTTCCACCCGCAATGAATAATTTAAAAGCCGGGAAATCAGAACTTTGAGAAATCCGGCGGCCGCTTTTCAAAAAAGGCGGTCGCCACTTCCATAAATTCGGGCGTTTTCAGCCGTTCCGCGAACAGCAGCCCCTCCTCCATCATGCGGTCCTGGACCTCGGTCCGGTTTTTGGCCAGCAGCCGTTTGGTTTCCCGGATCGCCGAGGGCGCTTTTGAGGCCAGCTCCCGCGCCTTCTCCAGCACGGCCTCGTGAAAGTTAGCCACACTCAGGATGCGCGCCACCAGTCCAGCCTGCACGGCTTCTTCAGCCGAAAGCGCCGCCCCCAGCATCAGCATCTCGGTCGCCTTGGCGGTGCCCACCGCACGCGGCAGAAGCAGCGACGAGGCTGCTTCCGGCACCAGGGCCAGACTGGTGAAGGGGGTGGTAAAGACCGCCTCCGGTGACGCATAGATCAGGTCACTGTGCAGAAGAAGCGTGGTGCCAATGCCGACCGCCAGGCCGTTGACCCCGACGACGATGGGTTTTTCAAAGGTGGAAATGGTTTTGAGGAAACGGAACACCGGCGCCTCCTCGGAATGCTGGATGCCGGCGGCAAAATCCTTCAGGTCATTGCCCGAGGTGAAGGCATCGCCATTGGCCAGGAAGACCACGGCCCGGACGGAGCTGTCGGCCGCGGCCTCGTCCATGCCGTCACAAAAGGCCGTATACATGTCATGGGTGATGGCGTTCTTCTTGTCCGGCCGGTTGAAAGTGAGGACCAACAGGCTGCCGTCCCGCTCGTTTAAAACATAGTCGCTCATATTCCTGCTCCCAGAATTTACTACGGTAACAGTCTAGGCTATTCATGGGAAAATTTCAAACGATCGTTTTATGCTTAAATATACTCACCTTCGATTTTTCGTCCTCTGAGGACAGCTTTATATACTTTGAGTGGCTCCCGATAATCTTTAAGAGAGGTCACAACAGAAATATATACCCATTTGATGGGGTGGTTTTTGCATCCTGCAGATTCCCATGCTTTATAGTGGGAATCTTTGCCGGAAACTTCTCTGCTTCCGGACCTGAGTCGCAGATCAAACTTCTGGCGGAAACTCAGGCTTTCGTATTTTTCCAATTTCGATGTATCCACTTCCCCAACCCTTTCTGGACGATGCAATTGCCCGTTAGGAAAACTCTCATCAAGCACCTCTTTGCTCACAAGAAACTCGCAAGGATGCAGGGAGGCATAAATTATCTTCTTTCTCACATCTTCATATTCCCATACGTCCAATCGAACATATAGTTTCCTGCACTTAATACTTGGAAGAATATAGCCGCAGGCTGGTCCTCCTCCCGCAACTGAGCATCTGCCATAATCATCCGGCTGGAAATTTTTGACTTCACTCAAGTTGCAAAGGCCGCGACGGTCCAGAGGACGTATTATCGGCTCCAATTCCACCTTACCCGAACCCAGGAACACACTTCTCGTAACGGCATGCAGAACGCCATGGTTGCTAATACCGTTTTTAGCATAATAGAAGTTAAAATAAGCCCAGTGACCAAGCACTACGAAATAGTAGTACAGCACACAGACCAGAGCTGCCCCCAATCCAATCTTGAATTTCTTTTTCATGCTTCCCCCATTCTTCGCTGTTTCACAAAGCATACCACGTTAATTCTAAGTCAATTCCCCCCAATAGAAAAGGGCCGCGCGATTAAGCGCAGCCCTTCCTGTAATCTTTGGGTGTTGAGTGACGTGACTTAGAAGCCCATGCCGCCCAAAATCAAAGGACTCTGACCCCAATGATTCCGACCCCAATGATTCCCAATGATTCCGCTACTGTTGGTCAGCGTGTTATAGGTCGCGGTCGCACAGGTTGGTGCCGGTATTGCCGAAGGCCCCGAATATCATAAAGCCGTTATCACGGATGATCTCGATCTTGGTCGGCACCGCCTCCAGGCTCCAGCTCCCCCCCGAAGAAACATCTCGTTACTCTTCCAATTTCCTAAATACGACTATCGAATTATTATCAGCAGGTTCGGGAAGTTGCTTATTTGTAACAATAACATTGAATGTTCGCTCAACAAATGTGACTTGCAAAGCATCAAATTCAGCTTCCAAATCATAAATTTCTTCAACATCATCTTCGTCTTGCTCAGCTAATATGATGTTAATATCAAAAGAAGTTTCTTTTTGCTCAATCCAGATCATCCTGAAATTGGGAGAAATATAGCAAACTAGTGCCTGCATCAAATTCAGAGCCTGCTCTTGCAACTGACTTAATTTCATGAGACACCTATACCAACCGATCCCCTAATTGCATTGATCTTCACGTCTTCCGTATAAAATTGCCCTTTTGGCTGCGGGAATATCCCTAATCCTTTCTGAACCAATAGTTGTCTCCAATATAAATTTCTGAGTATCCTTATAAATCCGCTCTAGACTGTTTGCGATGCTTTCCAAATTCTTTTTATCTCGTTCGCTTTCATGCTCTAAGACTACATGAATGTTCAAACACTCCTCGTCCTGTGCAATCCAAATTATTCTGAAATTTTCAGAAATTTTTCCCAAAAACTCTTTCATTAAAATCAAGGCGTTATCTCTAATATCCAACATTACTAAAACCCTTATGAAGGAGGCGCCGAATTTGGATTAGTAGGCACAACACTTGGACTTTTGCTACCTTTAATAATAAACACATTGGTAGGTTGACTAGCATACCCTGCACCTGGGTTCACATTTGTTCCAGTAACTCCATTATATTGGACTACAGGAAACCCCTTTTTGTTGGTCCCTAATGACCTGCCCCCTTTATTCGGTCACTCGGTAAGAGAGTTTTCCTTTTTCCAGTTTGCATAGTTTTGCACTTTTGTCATCAGGGAAGGTCACATTATCAACGCTATTGAGTGTACCTCCTATGAGTGGCCAGCTATATGTCTAGCTTGTTTCTGGTAACTAACTGTCCTGGAAATATTACCTACTGATTTACGGTGTGATTAACGGTGACGATTTACGGTGACAGTAACCGAATTATCTCTTCCCCAATAGAAAAGGGCCGCGCGGTTGCGCAGCCCTTCCCTGTAATCTTTGGGTATGACGCGTCAGGCTTAGAAGCCCATGCCGCCCATGCCGCCCATACCGCCCATGCCGCCCATGTCAGGCATGGCAGGACCACCTTTGTCGTCCGGAATTTCGGCAACCATGGCTTCGGTGGTGATCAGCAGACCGGCAACAGAGGCCGCATCCTGCAGAGCCGTACGCACAACCTTGGTCGGGTCAATGATACCGGCCGCGACGAGGTCGCAATATTCTTCTTTCTGAGCATTGAAACCATAGTTCGGATCATTGCTTTCGAGAAGTTTACCGGCGATCACGGCACCGTCTTTACCGGCGTTTTCAGCGATCTGGCGAACCGGCGCTTCGAGGGCGCGACGCACGATGGCAACACCAACATTCTGGTCGGCGTTTTCGCCTTCAAGACC belongs to Emcibacter sp. and includes:
- a CDS encoding enoyl-CoA hydratase, translating into MSDYVLNERDGSLLVLTFNRPDKKNAITHDMYTAFCDGMDEAAADSSVRAVVFLANGDAFTSGNDLKDFAAGIQHSEEAPVFRFLKTISTFEKPIVVGVNGLAVGIGTTLLLHSDLIYASPEAVFTTPFTSLALVPEAASSLLLPRAVGTAKATEMLMLGAALSAEEAVQAGLVARILSVANFHEAVLEKARELASKAPSAIRETKRLLAKNRTEVQDRMMEEGLLFAERLKTPEFMEVATAFFEKRPPDFSKF